From one Felis catus isolate Fca126 chromosome E2, F.catus_Fca126_mat1.0, whole genome shotgun sequence genomic stretch:
- the SIRT2 gene encoding NAD-dependent protein deacetylase sirtuin-2 isoform X1 gives MVAGSCSSLPGLCPSCFRCRHGTEQSVTAPRAPAPRPWPSRTEKTGVRRAAGVPEPRRLLLGAPLDSDSDTEGGAAGGEAEMDFLRHFFSQTLGLGTQKERLLDELTLEGVTRYMQSERCRRVICLVGAGISTSAGIPDFRSPSTGLYANLEKYRLPYPEAIFEIGYFKKHPEPFFALAKELYPGQFKPTVCHYFIRLLKEKGLLLRCYTQNIDTLERVAGLEPEDLVEAHGTFYTSHCTSALCRREYTLSWMKGVETLKARAATTTLDSPVLEAQDPIAQKIFSEVTPKCEKCQSVVKPDIVFFGENLPARFFSCMQSDFLKVDLLLIMGTSLQVQPFASLIGKAPLSTPRLLINKEKTGQTDPFLGMMMGLGGGMDFDSKKAYRDVAWLGDCDQGCLALADLLGWKKELEDLVRKEHASIDAQQAGSGSPNPNPSTSPRKSPPPAKEEARTSEGEKPQ, from the exons ATGGTTGCCGGGAGTTGTAGTTCTCTGcctggtctctgcccctcctgtttcCGGTGCCGTCACGGGACAGAGCAGTCGGTGACAGCACCGAgggcccccgccccgcgcccatGGCCGAGCCGGACC GAGAAGACTGGAGTGAGGAGGGCTGCAGGGGTGCCGGAACCCCGCCGGCTGCTGCTTGGAGCACCTCTC gaCTCAGATTCAGACACTGAGGGAGGAGCGGCTGGCGGAGAGGCCGAGA TGGACTTCCTGCGGCATTTCTTCTCCCAGACGCTGGGCCTGGGCACCCAGAAGGAGCGGCTGCTGGACGAGCTGACCCTGGAAGGGGTGACCCGCTACATGCAGAGCGAGCGCT GTCGCAGGGTCATCTGTTTGGTGGGAGCTGGGATCTCCACGT ccgcGGGCATCCCTGACTTCCGCTCCCCATCCACGGGCCTCTACGCCAACCTGGAGAAATACCGTCTTCCCTACCCGGAGGCCATCTTTGAGATTGGCTACTTCAAG AAACATCCAGAGCCCTTCTTTGCTCTTGCCAAGGAACTCTACCCTGGACAGTTCAAG CCGACCGTCTGTCACTACTTCATCCGCCTGCTGAAGGAGAAAGGGCTGCTTCTGCGCTGCTACACGCAG aACATAGACACCCTGGAGCGGGTGGCGGGGCTGGAGCCCGAGGACCTGGTGGAGGCCCACGGCACCTTCTACACGTCACACTGCACCAGCGCCCTCTGCCGACGGGAGTACACGCTAAGCTGGATGAAAG GAGTTGAGACGTTGAAAGCCAGGGCCGCGACCACCACGTTGGACAGCCCTGTGCTAGAGGCACAGGACCCGATAGCCC AGAAGATCTTCTCCGAGGTGACTCCCAAGTGTGAGAAATGTCAGAGCGTGGTGAAGCCTG ACATCGTGTTCTTCGGTGAGAACCTCCCGGCGAGGTTCTTCTCCTGCATGCAGTCA GACTTCCTGAAGGTGGACCTTCTCCTCATCATGGGCACCTCGCTGCAGGTGCAGCCCTTTGCATCCCTCATCGGCAA GGCACCCCTGTCTACCCCGCGCCTGCTCATCAACAAGGAGAAGACCGGGCAG acTGACCCTTTCCTGGGGATGATGATGGGCCTGGGAGGAGGCATGGACTTCGACTCCAAGAAGGCCTACCG GGACGTGGCCTGGCTGGGTGACTGTGACCAGGGCTGCCTGGCCCTTGCTGACCTCCTTGGATGGAAG AAGGAGCTGGAGGACCTCGTCCGGAAGGAGCATGCCAGCATAGATGCCCAGCAGGCGGGGTCGGGGAGCCCTAACCCCAACCCTTCAACTTCGCCCAGGaagtccccacctcctgccaAGGAGGAGGCCAGAACCTCGGAGGGAGAGAAACCCCAGTGA
- the SIRT2 gene encoding NAD-dependent protein deacetylase sirtuin-2 isoform X2 encodes MVAGSCSSLPGLCPSCFRCRHGTEQSVTAPRAPAPRPWPSRTEKTGVRRAAGVPEPRRLLLGAPLDSDSDTEGGAAGGEAEMDFLRHFFSQTLGLGTQKERLLDELTLEGVTRYMQSERCRRVICLVGAGISTSAGIPDFRSPSTGLYANLEKYRLPYPEAIFEIGYFKKHPEPFFALAKELYPGQFKPTVCHYFIRLLKEKGLLLRCYTQNIDTLERVAGLEPEDLVEAHGTFYTSHCTSALCRREYTLSWMKVETLKARAATTTLDSPVLEAQDPIAQKIFSEVTPKCEKCQSVVKPDIVFFGENLPARFFSCMQSDFLKVDLLLIMGTSLQVQPFASLIGKAPLSTPRLLINKEKTGQTDPFLGMMMGLGGGMDFDSKKAYRDVAWLGDCDQGCLALADLLGWKKELEDLVRKEHASIDAQQAGSGSPNPNPSTSPRKSPPPAKEEARTSEGEKPQ; translated from the exons ATGGTTGCCGGGAGTTGTAGTTCTCTGcctggtctctgcccctcctgtttcCGGTGCCGTCACGGGACAGAGCAGTCGGTGACAGCACCGAgggcccccgccccgcgcccatGGCCGAGCCGGACC GAGAAGACTGGAGTGAGGAGGGCTGCAGGGGTGCCGGAACCCCGCCGGCTGCTGCTTGGAGCACCTCTC gaCTCAGATTCAGACACTGAGGGAGGAGCGGCTGGCGGAGAGGCCGAGA TGGACTTCCTGCGGCATTTCTTCTCCCAGACGCTGGGCCTGGGCACCCAGAAGGAGCGGCTGCTGGACGAGCTGACCCTGGAAGGGGTGACCCGCTACATGCAGAGCGAGCGCT GTCGCAGGGTCATCTGTTTGGTGGGAGCTGGGATCTCCACGT ccgcGGGCATCCCTGACTTCCGCTCCCCATCCACGGGCCTCTACGCCAACCTGGAGAAATACCGTCTTCCCTACCCGGAGGCCATCTTTGAGATTGGCTACTTCAAG AAACATCCAGAGCCCTTCTTTGCTCTTGCCAAGGAACTCTACCCTGGACAGTTCAAG CCGACCGTCTGTCACTACTTCATCCGCCTGCTGAAGGAGAAAGGGCTGCTTCTGCGCTGCTACACGCAG aACATAGACACCCTGGAGCGGGTGGCGGGGCTGGAGCCCGAGGACCTGGTGGAGGCCCACGGCACCTTCTACACGTCACACTGCACCAGCGCCCTCTGCCGACGGGAGTACACGCTAAGCTGGATGAAAG TTGAGACGTTGAAAGCCAGGGCCGCGACCACCACGTTGGACAGCCCTGTGCTAGAGGCACAGGACCCGATAGCCC AGAAGATCTTCTCCGAGGTGACTCCCAAGTGTGAGAAATGTCAGAGCGTGGTGAAGCCTG ACATCGTGTTCTTCGGTGAGAACCTCCCGGCGAGGTTCTTCTCCTGCATGCAGTCA GACTTCCTGAAGGTGGACCTTCTCCTCATCATGGGCACCTCGCTGCAGGTGCAGCCCTTTGCATCCCTCATCGGCAA GGCACCCCTGTCTACCCCGCGCCTGCTCATCAACAAGGAGAAGACCGGGCAG acTGACCCTTTCCTGGGGATGATGATGGGCCTGGGAGGAGGCATGGACTTCGACTCCAAGAAGGCCTACCG GGACGTGGCCTGGCTGGGTGACTGTGACCAGGGCTGCCTGGCCCTTGCTGACCTCCTTGGATGGAAG AAGGAGCTGGAGGACCTCGTCCGGAAGGAGCATGCCAGCATAGATGCCCAGCAGGCGGGGTCGGGGAGCCCTAACCCCAACCCTTCAACTTCGCCCAGGaagtccccacctcctgccaAGGAGGAGGCCAGAACCTCGGAGGGAGAGAAACCCCAGTGA
- the SIRT2 gene encoding NAD-dependent protein deacetylase sirtuin-2 isoform X3, producing the protein MVAGSCSSLPGLCPSCFRCRHGTEQSVTAPRAPAPRPWPSRTDSDSDTEGGAAGGEAEMDFLRHFFSQTLGLGTQKERLLDELTLEGVTRYMQSERCRRVICLVGAGISTSAGIPDFRSPSTGLYANLEKYRLPYPEAIFEIGYFKKHPEPFFALAKELYPGQFKPTVCHYFIRLLKEKGLLLRCYTQNIDTLERVAGLEPEDLVEAHGTFYTSHCTSALCRREYTLSWMKGVETLKARAATTTLDSPVLEAQDPIAQKIFSEVTPKCEKCQSVVKPDIVFFGENLPARFFSCMQSDFLKVDLLLIMGTSLQVQPFASLIGKAPLSTPRLLINKEKTGQTDPFLGMMMGLGGGMDFDSKKAYRDVAWLGDCDQGCLALADLLGWKKELEDLVRKEHASIDAQQAGSGSPNPNPSTSPRKSPPPAKEEARTSEGEKPQ; encoded by the exons ATGGTTGCCGGGAGTTGTAGTTCTCTGcctggtctctgcccctcctgtttcCGGTGCCGTCACGGGACAGAGCAGTCGGTGACAGCACCGAgggcccccgccccgcgcccatGGCCGAGCCGGACC gaCTCAGATTCAGACACTGAGGGAGGAGCGGCTGGCGGAGAGGCCGAGA TGGACTTCCTGCGGCATTTCTTCTCCCAGACGCTGGGCCTGGGCACCCAGAAGGAGCGGCTGCTGGACGAGCTGACCCTGGAAGGGGTGACCCGCTACATGCAGAGCGAGCGCT GTCGCAGGGTCATCTGTTTGGTGGGAGCTGGGATCTCCACGT ccgcGGGCATCCCTGACTTCCGCTCCCCATCCACGGGCCTCTACGCCAACCTGGAGAAATACCGTCTTCCCTACCCGGAGGCCATCTTTGAGATTGGCTACTTCAAG AAACATCCAGAGCCCTTCTTTGCTCTTGCCAAGGAACTCTACCCTGGACAGTTCAAG CCGACCGTCTGTCACTACTTCATCCGCCTGCTGAAGGAGAAAGGGCTGCTTCTGCGCTGCTACACGCAG aACATAGACACCCTGGAGCGGGTGGCGGGGCTGGAGCCCGAGGACCTGGTGGAGGCCCACGGCACCTTCTACACGTCACACTGCACCAGCGCCCTCTGCCGACGGGAGTACACGCTAAGCTGGATGAAAG GAGTTGAGACGTTGAAAGCCAGGGCCGCGACCACCACGTTGGACAGCCCTGTGCTAGAGGCACAGGACCCGATAGCCC AGAAGATCTTCTCCGAGGTGACTCCCAAGTGTGAGAAATGTCAGAGCGTGGTGAAGCCTG ACATCGTGTTCTTCGGTGAGAACCTCCCGGCGAGGTTCTTCTCCTGCATGCAGTCA GACTTCCTGAAGGTGGACCTTCTCCTCATCATGGGCACCTCGCTGCAGGTGCAGCCCTTTGCATCCCTCATCGGCAA GGCACCCCTGTCTACCCCGCGCCTGCTCATCAACAAGGAGAAGACCGGGCAG acTGACCCTTTCCTGGGGATGATGATGGGCCTGGGAGGAGGCATGGACTTCGACTCCAAGAAGGCCTACCG GGACGTGGCCTGGCTGGGTGACTGTGACCAGGGCTGCCTGGCCCTTGCTGACCTCCTTGGATGGAAG AAGGAGCTGGAGGACCTCGTCCGGAAGGAGCATGCCAGCATAGATGCCCAGCAGGCGGGGTCGGGGAGCCCTAACCCCAACCCTTCAACTTCGCCCAGGaagtccccacctcctgccaAGGAGGAGGCCAGAACCTCGGAGGGAGAGAAACCCCAGTGA
- the SIRT2 gene encoding NAD-dependent protein deacetylase sirtuin-2 isoform X4: MVAGSCSSLPGLCPSCFRCRHGTEQSVTAPRAPAPRPWPSRTEKTGVRRAAGVPEPRRLLLGAPLDSDSDTEGGAAGGEAEMDFLRHFFSQTLGLGTQKERLLDELTLEGVTRYMQSERCRRVICLVGAGISTSAGIPDFRSPSTGLYANLEKYRLPYPEAIFEIGYFKKHPEPFFALAKELYPGQFKPTVCHYFIRLLKEKGLLLRCYTQNIDTLERVAGLEPEDLVEAHGTFYTSHCTSALCRREYTLSWMKEKIFSEVTPKCEKCQSVVKPDIVFFGENLPARFFSCMQSDFLKVDLLLIMGTSLQVQPFASLIGKAPLSTPRLLINKEKTGQTDPFLGMMMGLGGGMDFDSKKAYRDVAWLGDCDQGCLALADLLGWKKELEDLVRKEHASIDAQQAGSGSPNPNPSTSPRKSPPPAKEEARTSEGEKPQ, encoded by the exons ATGGTTGCCGGGAGTTGTAGTTCTCTGcctggtctctgcccctcctgtttcCGGTGCCGTCACGGGACAGAGCAGTCGGTGACAGCACCGAgggcccccgccccgcgcccatGGCCGAGCCGGACC GAGAAGACTGGAGTGAGGAGGGCTGCAGGGGTGCCGGAACCCCGCCGGCTGCTGCTTGGAGCACCTCTC gaCTCAGATTCAGACACTGAGGGAGGAGCGGCTGGCGGAGAGGCCGAGA TGGACTTCCTGCGGCATTTCTTCTCCCAGACGCTGGGCCTGGGCACCCAGAAGGAGCGGCTGCTGGACGAGCTGACCCTGGAAGGGGTGACCCGCTACATGCAGAGCGAGCGCT GTCGCAGGGTCATCTGTTTGGTGGGAGCTGGGATCTCCACGT ccgcGGGCATCCCTGACTTCCGCTCCCCATCCACGGGCCTCTACGCCAACCTGGAGAAATACCGTCTTCCCTACCCGGAGGCCATCTTTGAGATTGGCTACTTCAAG AAACATCCAGAGCCCTTCTTTGCTCTTGCCAAGGAACTCTACCCTGGACAGTTCAAG CCGACCGTCTGTCACTACTTCATCCGCCTGCTGAAGGAGAAAGGGCTGCTTCTGCGCTGCTACACGCAG aACATAGACACCCTGGAGCGGGTGGCGGGGCTGGAGCCCGAGGACCTGGTGGAGGCCCACGGCACCTTCTACACGTCACACTGCACCAGCGCCCTCTGCCGACGGGAGTACACGCTAAGCTGGATGAAAG AGAAGATCTTCTCCGAGGTGACTCCCAAGTGTGAGAAATGTCAGAGCGTGGTGAAGCCTG ACATCGTGTTCTTCGGTGAGAACCTCCCGGCGAGGTTCTTCTCCTGCATGCAGTCA GACTTCCTGAAGGTGGACCTTCTCCTCATCATGGGCACCTCGCTGCAGGTGCAGCCCTTTGCATCCCTCATCGGCAA GGCACCCCTGTCTACCCCGCGCCTGCTCATCAACAAGGAGAAGACCGGGCAG acTGACCCTTTCCTGGGGATGATGATGGGCCTGGGAGGAGGCATGGACTTCGACTCCAAGAAGGCCTACCG GGACGTGGCCTGGCTGGGTGACTGTGACCAGGGCTGCCTGGCCCTTGCTGACCTCCTTGGATGGAAG AAGGAGCTGGAGGACCTCGTCCGGAAGGAGCATGCCAGCATAGATGCCCAGCAGGCGGGGTCGGGGAGCCCTAACCCCAACCCTTCAACTTCGCCCAGGaagtccccacctcctgccaAGGAGGAGGCCAGAACCTCGGAGGGAGAGAAACCCCAGTGA
- the SIRT2 gene encoding NAD-dependent protein deacetylase sirtuin-2 isoform X6 — MAEPDPSDPLETQAGKVQEAQDSDSDTEGGAAGGEAEMDFLRHFFSQTLGLGTQKERLLDELTLEGVTRYMQSERCRRVICLVGAGISTSAGIPDFRSPSTGLYANLEKYRLPYPEAIFEIGYFKKHPEPFFALAKELYPGQFKPTVCHYFIRLLKEKGLLLRCYTQNIDTLERVAGLEPEDLVEAHGTFYTSHCTSALCRREYTLSWMKGVETLKARAATTTLDSPVLEAQDPIAQKIFSEVTPKCEKCQSVVKPDIVFFGENLPARFFSCMQSDFLKVDLLLIMGTSLQVQPFASLIGKAPLSTPRLLINKEKTGQTDPFLGMMMGLGGGMDFDSKKAYRDVAWLGDCDQGCLALADLLGWKKELEDLVRKEHASIDAQQAGSGSPNPNPSTSPRKSPPPAKEEARTSEGEKPQ; from the exons atGGCCGAGCCGGACC cctctgaccCTCTGGAGACCCAGGCAGGGAAGGTGCAGGAGGCTCAG gaCTCAGATTCAGACACTGAGGGAGGAGCGGCTGGCGGAGAGGCCGAGA TGGACTTCCTGCGGCATTTCTTCTCCCAGACGCTGGGCCTGGGCACCCAGAAGGAGCGGCTGCTGGACGAGCTGACCCTGGAAGGGGTGACCCGCTACATGCAGAGCGAGCGCT GTCGCAGGGTCATCTGTTTGGTGGGAGCTGGGATCTCCACGT ccgcGGGCATCCCTGACTTCCGCTCCCCATCCACGGGCCTCTACGCCAACCTGGAGAAATACCGTCTTCCCTACCCGGAGGCCATCTTTGAGATTGGCTACTTCAAG AAACATCCAGAGCCCTTCTTTGCTCTTGCCAAGGAACTCTACCCTGGACAGTTCAAG CCGACCGTCTGTCACTACTTCATCCGCCTGCTGAAGGAGAAAGGGCTGCTTCTGCGCTGCTACACGCAG aACATAGACACCCTGGAGCGGGTGGCGGGGCTGGAGCCCGAGGACCTGGTGGAGGCCCACGGCACCTTCTACACGTCACACTGCACCAGCGCCCTCTGCCGACGGGAGTACACGCTAAGCTGGATGAAAG GAGTTGAGACGTTGAAAGCCAGGGCCGCGACCACCACGTTGGACAGCCCTGTGCTAGAGGCACAGGACCCGATAGCCC AGAAGATCTTCTCCGAGGTGACTCCCAAGTGTGAGAAATGTCAGAGCGTGGTGAAGCCTG ACATCGTGTTCTTCGGTGAGAACCTCCCGGCGAGGTTCTTCTCCTGCATGCAGTCA GACTTCCTGAAGGTGGACCTTCTCCTCATCATGGGCACCTCGCTGCAGGTGCAGCCCTTTGCATCCCTCATCGGCAA GGCACCCCTGTCTACCCCGCGCCTGCTCATCAACAAGGAGAAGACCGGGCAG acTGACCCTTTCCTGGGGATGATGATGGGCCTGGGAGGAGGCATGGACTTCGACTCCAAGAAGGCCTACCG GGACGTGGCCTGGCTGGGTGACTGTGACCAGGGCTGCCTGGCCCTTGCTGACCTCCTTGGATGGAAG AAGGAGCTGGAGGACCTCGTCCGGAAGGAGCATGCCAGCATAGATGCCCAGCAGGCGGGGTCGGGGAGCCCTAACCCCAACCCTTCAACTTCGCCCAGGaagtccccacctcctgccaAGGAGGAGGCCAGAACCTCGGAGGGAGAGAAACCCCAGTGA
- the SIRT2 gene encoding NAD-dependent protein deacetylase sirtuin-2 isoform X5, with amino-acid sequence MAEPDPSDPLETQAGKVQEAQEKTGVRRAAGVPEPRRLLLGAPLDSDSDTEGGAAGGEAEMDFLRHFFSQTLGLGTQKERLLDELTLEGVTRYMQSERCRRVICLVGAGISTSAGIPDFRSPSTGLYANLEKYRLPYPEAIFEIGYFKKHPEPFFALAKELYPGQFKPTVCHYFIRLLKEKGLLLRCYTQNIDTLERVAGLEPEDLVEAHGTFYTSHCTSALCRREYTLSWMKGVETLKARAATTTLDSPVLEAQDPIAQKIFSEVTPKCEKCQSVVKPDIVFFGENLPARFFSCMQSDFLKVDLLLIMGTSLQVQPFASLIGKAPLSTPRLLINKEKTGQTDPFLGMMMGLGGGMDFDSKKAYRDVAWLGDCDQGCLALADLLGWKKELEDLVRKEHASIDAQQAGSGSPNPNPSTSPRKSPPPAKEEARTSEGEKPQ; translated from the exons atGGCCGAGCCGGACC cctctgaccCTCTGGAGACCCAGGCAGGGAAGGTGCAGGAGGCTCAG GAGAAGACTGGAGTGAGGAGGGCTGCAGGGGTGCCGGAACCCCGCCGGCTGCTGCTTGGAGCACCTCTC gaCTCAGATTCAGACACTGAGGGAGGAGCGGCTGGCGGAGAGGCCGAGA TGGACTTCCTGCGGCATTTCTTCTCCCAGACGCTGGGCCTGGGCACCCAGAAGGAGCGGCTGCTGGACGAGCTGACCCTGGAAGGGGTGACCCGCTACATGCAGAGCGAGCGCT GTCGCAGGGTCATCTGTTTGGTGGGAGCTGGGATCTCCACGT ccgcGGGCATCCCTGACTTCCGCTCCCCATCCACGGGCCTCTACGCCAACCTGGAGAAATACCGTCTTCCCTACCCGGAGGCCATCTTTGAGATTGGCTACTTCAAG AAACATCCAGAGCCCTTCTTTGCTCTTGCCAAGGAACTCTACCCTGGACAGTTCAAG CCGACCGTCTGTCACTACTTCATCCGCCTGCTGAAGGAGAAAGGGCTGCTTCTGCGCTGCTACACGCAG aACATAGACACCCTGGAGCGGGTGGCGGGGCTGGAGCCCGAGGACCTGGTGGAGGCCCACGGCACCTTCTACACGTCACACTGCACCAGCGCCCTCTGCCGACGGGAGTACACGCTAAGCTGGATGAAAG GAGTTGAGACGTTGAAAGCCAGGGCCGCGACCACCACGTTGGACAGCCCTGTGCTAGAGGCACAGGACCCGATAGCCC AGAAGATCTTCTCCGAGGTGACTCCCAAGTGTGAGAAATGTCAGAGCGTGGTGAAGCCTG ACATCGTGTTCTTCGGTGAGAACCTCCCGGCGAGGTTCTTCTCCTGCATGCAGTCA GACTTCCTGAAGGTGGACCTTCTCCTCATCATGGGCACCTCGCTGCAGGTGCAGCCCTTTGCATCCCTCATCGGCAA GGCACCCCTGTCTACCCCGCGCCTGCTCATCAACAAGGAGAAGACCGGGCAG acTGACCCTTTCCTGGGGATGATGATGGGCCTGGGAGGAGGCATGGACTTCGACTCCAAGAAGGCCTACCG GGACGTGGCCTGGCTGGGTGACTGTGACCAGGGCTGCCTGGCCCTTGCTGACCTCCTTGGATGGAAG AAGGAGCTGGAGGACCTCGTCCGGAAGGAGCATGCCAGCATAGATGCCCAGCAGGCGGGGTCGGGGAGCCCTAACCCCAACCCTTCAACTTCGCCCAGGaagtccccacctcctgccaAGGAGGAGGCCAGAACCTCGGAGGGAGAGAAACCCCAGTGA
- the SIRT2 gene encoding NAD-dependent protein deacetylase sirtuin-2 isoform X7 — protein sequence MAEPDPSDPLETQAGKVQEAQDSDSDTEGGAAGGEAEMDFLRHFFSQTLGLGTQKERLLDELTLEGVTRYMQSERCRRVICLVGAGISTSAGIPDFRSPSTGLYANLEKYRLPYPEAIFEIGYFKKHPEPFFALAKELYPGQFKPTVCHYFIRLLKEKGLLLRCYTQNIDTLERVAGLEPEDLVEAHGTFYTSHCTSALCRREYTLSWMKEKIFSEVTPKCEKCQSVVKPDIVFFGENLPARFFSCMQSDFLKVDLLLIMGTSLQVQPFASLIGKAPLSTPRLLINKEKTGQTDPFLGMMMGLGGGMDFDSKKAYRDVAWLGDCDQGCLALADLLGWKKELEDLVRKEHASIDAQQAGSGSPNPNPSTSPRKSPPPAKEEARTSEGEKPQ from the exons atGGCCGAGCCGGACC cctctgaccCTCTGGAGACCCAGGCAGGGAAGGTGCAGGAGGCTCAG gaCTCAGATTCAGACACTGAGGGAGGAGCGGCTGGCGGAGAGGCCGAGA TGGACTTCCTGCGGCATTTCTTCTCCCAGACGCTGGGCCTGGGCACCCAGAAGGAGCGGCTGCTGGACGAGCTGACCCTGGAAGGGGTGACCCGCTACATGCAGAGCGAGCGCT GTCGCAGGGTCATCTGTTTGGTGGGAGCTGGGATCTCCACGT ccgcGGGCATCCCTGACTTCCGCTCCCCATCCACGGGCCTCTACGCCAACCTGGAGAAATACCGTCTTCCCTACCCGGAGGCCATCTTTGAGATTGGCTACTTCAAG AAACATCCAGAGCCCTTCTTTGCTCTTGCCAAGGAACTCTACCCTGGACAGTTCAAG CCGACCGTCTGTCACTACTTCATCCGCCTGCTGAAGGAGAAAGGGCTGCTTCTGCGCTGCTACACGCAG aACATAGACACCCTGGAGCGGGTGGCGGGGCTGGAGCCCGAGGACCTGGTGGAGGCCCACGGCACCTTCTACACGTCACACTGCACCAGCGCCCTCTGCCGACGGGAGTACACGCTAAGCTGGATGAAAG AGAAGATCTTCTCCGAGGTGACTCCCAAGTGTGAGAAATGTCAGAGCGTGGTGAAGCCTG ACATCGTGTTCTTCGGTGAGAACCTCCCGGCGAGGTTCTTCTCCTGCATGCAGTCA GACTTCCTGAAGGTGGACCTTCTCCTCATCATGGGCACCTCGCTGCAGGTGCAGCCCTTTGCATCCCTCATCGGCAA GGCACCCCTGTCTACCCCGCGCCTGCTCATCAACAAGGAGAAGACCGGGCAG acTGACCCTTTCCTGGGGATGATGATGGGCCTGGGAGGAGGCATGGACTTCGACTCCAAGAAGGCCTACCG GGACGTGGCCTGGCTGGGTGACTGTGACCAGGGCTGCCTGGCCCTTGCTGACCTCCTTGGATGGAAG AAGGAGCTGGAGGACCTCGTCCGGAAGGAGCATGCCAGCATAGATGCCCAGCAGGCGGGGTCGGGGAGCCCTAACCCCAACCCTTCAACTTCGCCCAGGaagtccccacctcctgccaAGGAGGAGGCCAGAACCTCGGAGGGAGAGAAACCCCAGTGA
- the SIRT2 gene encoding NAD-dependent protein deacetylase sirtuin-2 isoform X8, with protein sequence MDFLRHFFSQTLGLGTQKERLLDELTLEGVTRYMQSERCRRVICLVGAGISTSAGIPDFRSPSTGLYANLEKYRLPYPEAIFEIGYFKKHPEPFFALAKELYPGQFKPTVCHYFIRLLKEKGLLLRCYTQNIDTLERVAGLEPEDLVEAHGTFYTSHCTSALCRREYTLSWMKGVETLKARAATTTLDSPVLEAQDPIAQKIFSEVTPKCEKCQSVVKPDIVFFGENLPARFFSCMQSDFLKVDLLLIMGTSLQVQPFASLIGKAPLSTPRLLINKEKTGQTDPFLGMMMGLGGGMDFDSKKAYRDVAWLGDCDQGCLALADLLGWKKELEDLVRKEHASIDAQQAGSGSPNPNPSTSPRKSPPPAKEEARTSEGEKPQ encoded by the exons A TGGACTTCCTGCGGCATTTCTTCTCCCAGACGCTGGGCCTGGGCACCCAGAAGGAGCGGCTGCTGGACGAGCTGACCCTGGAAGGGGTGACCCGCTACATGCAGAGCGAGCGCT GTCGCAGGGTCATCTGTTTGGTGGGAGCTGGGATCTCCACGT ccgcGGGCATCCCTGACTTCCGCTCCCCATCCACGGGCCTCTACGCCAACCTGGAGAAATACCGTCTTCCCTACCCGGAGGCCATCTTTGAGATTGGCTACTTCAAG AAACATCCAGAGCCCTTCTTTGCTCTTGCCAAGGAACTCTACCCTGGACAGTTCAAG CCGACCGTCTGTCACTACTTCATCCGCCTGCTGAAGGAGAAAGGGCTGCTTCTGCGCTGCTACACGCAG aACATAGACACCCTGGAGCGGGTGGCGGGGCTGGAGCCCGAGGACCTGGTGGAGGCCCACGGCACCTTCTACACGTCACACTGCACCAGCGCCCTCTGCCGACGGGAGTACACGCTAAGCTGGATGAAAG GAGTTGAGACGTTGAAAGCCAGGGCCGCGACCACCACGTTGGACAGCCCTGTGCTAGAGGCACAGGACCCGATAGCCC AGAAGATCTTCTCCGAGGTGACTCCCAAGTGTGAGAAATGTCAGAGCGTGGTGAAGCCTG ACATCGTGTTCTTCGGTGAGAACCTCCCGGCGAGGTTCTTCTCCTGCATGCAGTCA GACTTCCTGAAGGTGGACCTTCTCCTCATCATGGGCACCTCGCTGCAGGTGCAGCCCTTTGCATCCCTCATCGGCAA GGCACCCCTGTCTACCCCGCGCCTGCTCATCAACAAGGAGAAGACCGGGCAG acTGACCCTTTCCTGGGGATGATGATGGGCCTGGGAGGAGGCATGGACTTCGACTCCAAGAAGGCCTACCG GGACGTGGCCTGGCTGGGTGACTGTGACCAGGGCTGCCTGGCCCTTGCTGACCTCCTTGGATGGAAG AAGGAGCTGGAGGACCTCGTCCGGAAGGAGCATGCCAGCATAGATGCCCAGCAGGCGGGGTCGGGGAGCCCTAACCCCAACCCTTCAACTTCGCCCAGGaagtccccacctcctgccaAGGAGGAGGCCAGAACCTCGGAGGGAGAGAAACCCCAGTGA